A stretch of the Aegilops tauschii subsp. strangulata cultivar AL8/78 chromosome 4, Aet v6.0, whole genome shotgun sequence genome encodes the following:
- the LOC109735809 gene encoding low temperature-induced protein lt101.2, with amino-acid sequence MASATFIEVILAIILPPVGVFLRYGLAVEFWICLLLTLLGYIPGIIYAVYVLVA; translated from the exons ATGGCCTCAGCAACGTTCATAGAGGTGATCCTCGCCATCATCCTGCCTCCGGTCGGCGTCTTCCTGCGCTACGGCCTCGCC GTGGAGTTCTGGATCTGCCTCTTGCTGACCCTACTGGGGTACATACCGGGGATCATCTACGCGGTGTATGTGCTGGTGGCTTAA